One window of the Mixophyes fleayi isolate aMixFle1 chromosome 6, aMixFle1.hap1, whole genome shotgun sequence genome contains the following:
- the MC3R gene encoding melanocortin receptor 3, which yields MNASNDLFFIHSSQFNGSLDFNETLLLSNLSGIEFCEQVFIKTEVFLTLGIISLLENILVILAILKNKNLHSPMYFFLCSLAVADMLVSVSNALETIVIAVQNKYLDIGDTLLQQLDDVFDSLICISLVASICSLLVIAIDRYITIFYALRYHSIMTVKKALALIMVIWISCIICGIVFIVYSESKTVIVCLITLFFTMLVLMATMYVHMFLFARLHVKRIAALPVDGVVQQRTCMKGAITITILLGVFVVCWAPFFLHLILIISCPANSYCVCYGAYFNTYLILIMCNSVIDPLIYAFRSLEMRKTFKEIICCYGMNFGKFG from the coding sequence ATGAATGCATCAAATGACCTCTTCTTCATTCATTCTTCCCAGTTCAATGGGAGTTTGGACTTTAATGAGACTCTTTTGCTCAGTAATCTCAGCGGTATTGAATTCTGCGAGCAGGTCTTCATTAAAACTGAGGTTTTCTTAACTCTGGGGATTATAAGCTTGCTGGAGAACATCCTGGTGATTCTGGCTATACTGAAGAACAAAAACCTTCACTCTCCCATGTACTTTTTCCTCTGCAGTCTGGCTGTAGCAGACATGTTGGTCAGTGTGTCTAATGCCTTGGAAACTATTGTAATCGCAGTGCAAAATAAGTATTTAGACATAGGGGACACGCTTCTCCAGCAGTTGGATGATGTATTTGACTCCTTAATCTGCATATCTTTAGTTGCTTCAATTTGTAGTCTTTTGGTTATTGCTATAGACAGGTACATCACTATTTTTTATGCCTTACGTTATCACAGCATCATGACAGTGAAAAAAGCCTTAGCCTTGATCATGGTCATCTGGATATCCTGTATAATTTGTGGCATTGTCTTTATTGTGTATTCTGAAAGCAAAACTGTCATTGTGTGTCTCATCACTCTGTTCTTCACCATGCTTGTTCTCATGGCCACCATGTATGTCCATATGTTTCTCTTTGCACGCCTCCACGTGAAAAGGATCGCTGCCCTACCGGTGGATGGCGTAGTGCAGCAGCGGACGTGCATGAAAGGCGCAATTACCATCACTATTCTTCTGGGGGTGTTTGTTGTGTGCTGGGCACCCTTTTTCCTCCACCTTATCCTCATCATTTCCTGTCCTGCTAACTCCTATTGTGTCTGTTATGGCGCCTACTTTAACACGTACTTAATTCTCATCATGTGCAATTCTGTTATCGACCCACTGATTTACGCTTTCCGAAGTCTGGAGATGCGTAAGACCTTCAAGGAGATCATTTGCTGCTATGGGATGAATTTTGGAAAGTTTGGCTAG